DNA from Acidimicrobiales bacterium:
GATCCGGGCGCTGCTCGCCTGGGGGATGGACGAGCGCCGGGGCGCGGCGCCGCGCTTCCTCGATCCCATCTACTTCCAGCCGCTCCCGCTGAACGCCCTCGAGGTCGCCATCGGCCTCCTCCAGCGGATCGGGCGCTAGGCCGGGCGCGGTGGGCGCACGCCGACGCACGCGGGCGCGCGGTCGCGCGGCCCTGAGCGCCCGTGCCGGGGCCGAGGCGGCGGGAACCCCCCCACCCCCGCCGCCTCGACGTCCTGCCGGCACGGTCCGGGCGGTCACCTCGCCGAGCGCGCCGCGGGCGGTGCGCTGGGTGAGCGGGACGCTGGCGGTGGTCCCGCTCGGGGCGCTCGCCGCCATGCTGGCCATCCTCGTCGCCGAGGCGGTCCCGGCGATCCGCTACAACGGCTGGCGCTTCTTCACGTCGAGCGCCTGGAACCCGGGCAACGCCTACGCTCCCGTCGTGCGCGCGCCGGTGCCGCACCCGCCGGGCGCCCGCTACGGTGCCTGGCCGCTCATCGCCGGCACGCTGGAGTCCTCCGCCATCGCGCTCGCCGTCGCCCTGCCCGTCGCGCTCGGTGCGGCGATTCTCGTCGTCGAGAAGCTCCCTCGGCGCGCCGGCGCGGCCATCGGGTGGTGCCTCGAGACGCTGGCGGGGGTGCCGAGCGCGGTCATCGGGCTGTGGGGCGTGCTCGTCTTCGGCCCCTTCCTCGCCGCGCACGTCTACCCTGCGCTCCAGCACGTGCCGGACGTGCCCGTCCTCGGCGTGCTGCGCGGCAGCTTCAACCCCGCCGGCCAGGGCCTGCTCACGGGTGGTCTCGTCCTCGCGGCGATGATCGTCCCCATCATCGCGGCGACGACGCGCG
Protein-coding regions in this window:
- the pstC gene encoding phosphate ABC transporter permease subunit PstC, with amino-acid sequence MSGTLAVVPLGALAAMLAILVAEAVPAIRYNGWRFFTSSAWNPGNAYAPVVRAPVPHPPGARYGAWPLIAGTLESSAIALAVALPVALGAAILVVEKLPRRAGAAIGWCLETLAGVPSAVIGLWGVLVFGPFLAAHVYPALQHVPDVPVLGVLRGSFNPAGQGLLTGGLVLAAMIVPIIAATTRDLLRQVPVAAKEGAVALGMTDAEAFRAVQARWIRTGVIGAAALGLGRALGETIAIALVSGSSFGLATSLYGSMTTIAATIVTQLDSAQADPSGLAVRTLAEAALVLFAITLAVNVAARLLTRRAGRGLALPVGAVA